A genomic region of Rhipicephalus sanguineus isolate Rsan-2018 chromosome 1, BIME_Rsan_1.4, whole genome shotgun sequence contains the following coding sequences:
- the LOC119393081 gene encoding uncharacterized protein LOC119393081, whose amino-acid sequence MRTATAVPIERVTRHHCGAGEDEQEVAKGATRMVMSCLRSVIREEAQALRLEFFRQTGITAGAGDMRPKNMDDNADLRLVEDALASYADQWADLEGVTDCFTAGVFKYRSSCSETFRPDSCSDTFRPPPAGTAGFPVKAGRLFDAPTFEMPSMHCSS is encoded by the exons ATGCGGACTGCCACAGCTGTTCCCATCGAACGCGTCACACGCCATCATTGCG GAGCCGGTGAAGACGAACAAGAAGTTGCG AAAGGCGCTACGAGAATGGTGATGTCATGCCTGAGGAGTGTCATCCGCGAGGAAGCTCAGGCACTGAGGCTCGAGTTCTTTCGTCAGACGGGCATCACCGCAGGAGCAGGCGATATGAG GCCGAAGAATATGGATGACAACGCTGACTTGCGCCTAGTTGAGGACGCACTCGCATCTTACGCTGACCAGTGGGCTGACCTAGAGGGCGTCACCGACTGCTTCACGGCGGGTGTCTTCAAGTACCGCTCTTCATGCTCGGAGACATTCCGGCCGGATTCATGCTCGGACACATTCCGGCCTCCACCTGCCGGAACCGCAGGATTTCCAGTCAAAGCTGGGCGCCTGTTTGATGCACCGACTTTTGAAATGCCATCAATGCATTGCAGCTCTTAG